In one window of Solanum pennellii chromosome 2, SPENNV200 DNA:
- the LOC107009887 gene encoding putative B3 domain-containing protein At5g35780, translating into MLFEGQDNLRKAQRRMKKYLDKHHRSIEFNVGDKVLLKFTTQIWKQIANADDPDRNRSKRAPPSVPTYCCLLNHNLSLLKIFLLFSMGILMEDDVDGGSKEDSCITDFDCVDVEKDEAFRKNPFICEHSVDHYYYLLPRAKRSRIFRRKNPPPSPTVMSQKKGLNIRISFERKTIEAVDEDLSMEKNKTQTLFGEKQSKLEDREKKTQTVLDEKQSKAKDRKRKRRKIKPIIDPPVLPDELKEMISGMGVQISQVKLVIQKVLYDTDLNYKQMRLSIPINQVENTDFLTPQQKMVLETRDIVSNKKSKIQFNLIEPSLEKTKIHLAKWDMSNSSNYVLLNGWMQVVERNILKSGMVVQLWSFNQDLVPWLALVLVR; encoded by the exons ATGTTGTTTGAAGGACAAGATAACTTGCGTAAGGCTCAGCGGCGCATGAAGAAGTATCTTGATAAACATCATCGCTCAATTGAGTTTAATGTGGGTGACAAAGTGTTGTTGAAATTTACTACACAAATCTGGAAACAGATTGCAA ATGCAGATGATCCTGACAGGAACAGGTCAAAGAGGGCTCCTCCATCAGTACCTACATA TTGTTGCCTTCTTAATCACAATCTCTCTCTCTtgaaaattttccttcttttctccATGGGAATACTAATGGAAGACGATGTTGATGGTGGGTCGAAAGAGGATTCCTGCATTACTGATTTTGATTGTGTAGATGTTGAAAAAGATGAAGCTTTTAGAAAGAATCCGTTTATCTGTGAACATTCTGTTGATCACTACTACTATCTTCTCCCGAGGGCTAAAAGAAGCAGAATTTTCAGAAGAAAGAACCCTCCTCCTAGTCCTACTGTTATGTCACAGAAAAAGGGTCTCAACATTCGAATCTCTTTTGAACGTAAAACAATTGAAGCAGTTGATGAAGACCTTTCCATGGAGAAAAACAAGACTCAAACTCTGTTCGGTGAAAAACAGAGTAAATTGGaagatagagagaaaaagaCTCAAACTGTGTTGGATGAAAAACAGAGTAAAGCGAAAGacagaaagagaaagagaagaaagataAAACCAATAATTGATCCTCCAGTTTTGCCAGATGAGTTGAAGGAGATGATTTCAGGAATGGGTGTTCAGATTTCTCAAGTGAAACTCGTAATTCAGAAAGTTCTTTATGATACAGACTTGAATTATAAGCAAATGCGTCTTTCAATCCCCATCAACCAAGTGGAGAATACGGATTTCTTGACACCACAACAGAAAATGGTATTGGAGACTAGAGATATTGTGTCTAACAAAAAGAGCAAGATTCAGTTCAACTTGATTGAGCCTTCacttgaaaaaacaaaaattcatttggCAAAATGGGACATGAGTAACAGCTCTAATTATGTGTTATTGAATGGTTGGATGCAAGTAGTAGAAAGGAATATCCTCAAGTCTGGAATGGTAGTGCAGTTATGGTCATTTAACCAAGATTTGGTTCCATGGTTGGC